A part of Numenius arquata chromosome 2, bNumArq3.hap1.1, whole genome shotgun sequence genomic DNA contains:
- the DHTKD1 gene encoding 2-oxoadipate dehydrogenase complex component E1 has protein sequence MAAASAARSALWRGGLRRWYRTERGVYGYKPRKVASGRAAEPRGAGPSGKAVDHALARLITAYAEHGHKAAKINPLFAGQAVMNMVPEIQELTEVLQGPLITTGLLNMGKEEASLEDVLAYLDHIYCGHISIETSQLATLEEREWFAKRFEELKQEAFTPEEKKHLCKLMLESQEFDHFLATKFATVKRYGGEGAESMMGFFHELFKMCAYSGVTDIILGMPHRGRLNLLTGLLQLPPELMFRKMRGLSEFPENSPAIGDVLSHLTSSVDLDFGSHRPVHVTLLPNPSHLEAINPVAVGKTRGRQQTLLDGDYSPESSAQPGDKVICLQVHGDAAFSGQGIVPETLTLSNLPHFRVGGSIHLIVNNQLGYTTPPERGRSSLYCSDIGKIVGCAVIHVNGDDPEEVVRATRLAVEYQRQFRRDVIVDLLCYRQWGHNELDEPFFTNPSMYKIIRSRKSIPDTYAEHLIAAGLMTEAEVSDIKTTYYSKLNDHLANMTLYSPPPTNLQAHWKGFVEPSAKITTWDTGMPVPLLQFIGVKSVEVPEELQMHSHLLKTYAQSRVQKMEEGKKLDWATAEALAFGSLLSQGFNIRLSGQDVGRGTFSQRHAMLVCQETDDTYIPLNHMSPDQKGFLEVSNSPLSEEAVLGFEYGMSIESPKLLPIWEAQFGDFFNGAQIIFDTFISGGEAKWLLQSGIVILLPHGYDGAGPEHSSCRMERFLQMCDSSEEGVDGDHVNMSIVHPTTPAQYFHLLRRQMVRNFRKPLIVVSPKVLLRLPAAVSSFEEMAPRTTFKPVIGDSSVDPKSVTQVVLCSGKHYYALVKQRETLGEKQHNTAILRLEELCPFPLEALQQELSKYSRAKVFIWSQEEPQNMGPWSFVSPRFEKQVGIKLRLVSRPPLPAPAVGIGTLHHQQQEEILTNTFM, from the exons atggcggcGGCGAGCGCCGCGCGCTCCGCTCTATGGCGGGGCGGCCTGAGGCGCTGGTACCGCACCGAGCGGGGCGTCTACGGCTACAAACCGCGGAAGGTGGCGAGCGGGCGAGCGGCGGAgccccggggcgccgggccgAGCGGCAAAGCAG ttgACCATGCTCTTGCTCGATTAATAACTGCATACGCTGAACATGGCCACAAAGCAGCCAAAATAAACCCACTGTTTGCTGGACAAGCTGTTATGAACATGGTACCTGAAATCCAAGAATTGACTGAAGTTCTTCAAGGGCCTCTCATTACTACAG GGCTTCTAAACATGGGAAAAGAAGAGGCTTCCCTGGAGGATGTGTTGGCTTACCTTGACCATATATACTGCGGGCATATTTCCATAGAAACAAGTCAGCTTGCAACTTTGGAGGAGAGAGAATGGTTTGCTAAAAGGTTTGAAGAGCTAAAACAGGAAGCATTTACACCTGAAGAGAAAAAGCACTTGTGCAAATTGATGCTGGAGTCACAG GAGTTTGATCACTTCTTAGCCACAAAGTTTGCCACGGTGAAGCGGTATGgtggtgaaggagcagagagTATGATGGGTTTCTTCCACGAGTTGTTCAAGATGTGTGCGTACAGCGGGGTGACGGATATCATTCTTGGAATGCCTCATCGTGGAAGGCTTAATCTTCTCACAGGTTTACTTCAGCTTCCACCTGAG CTCATGTTCCGTAAGATGCGTGGTTTGAGTGAGTTTCCAGAGAATTCACCAGCCATTGGGGATGTTCTCTCCCACCTGACATCTTCTGTAGATCTCGACTTCGGTTCCCACAGGCCTGTGCATGTCACCTTGCTCCCTAACCCTTCACACTTAGAAGCGATCAATCCAGTGGCCGTGGGCAAGACACGAGGAAGGCAACAGACCCTGCTCGATGGAGATTACTCCCCAGAGAGCTCTGCACAGCCTGGAGACAAAGTTATTTGCCTGCAG GTTCATGGTGATGCTGCTTTCTCTGGGCAAGGGATTGTTCCTGAAACCCTGACCCTCTCTAATCTGCCACATTTCAGAGTTGGTGGGAGCATCCATTTGATTGTTAATAACCAGCTGGGCTATACCACTCCTCCAGAGCGAGGAAGATCATCTCTGTACTGTAGTGATATTG GTAAAATTGTTGGATGTGCAGTTATCCATGTGAATGGGGATGATCCTGAAGAAGTTGTCCGAGCCACACGACTGGCTGTCGAGTACCAACGCCAGTTCCGCAGGGACGTGATAGTAGACTTGCTGTGCTACAGACAGTGGGGCCACAATGAACTCGATGAGCCTTTCTTCACCAACCCCAGCATGTACAAAATCATCAG ATCCCGTAAGAGCATCCCGGACACCTACGCAGAACACCTGATAGCTGCGGGGCTCATGACTGAGGCTGAAGTATCTGACATAAAGACGACGTACTATTCTAAACTGAACGATCATCTTGCCAACATGACTTTGTATAGTCCACCTCCTACCAACCTGCAGGCTCACTGGAAAGGCTTCGTCGAGCCTTCTGCCAAAATCACCACGTGGGACACAGGAATGCCTGTACCGCTTCTGCAGTTTATTGGAGTCAAGTCTGTAGAGGTGCCTGAAGAACTCCAGATGCACAGCCATCTCCTGAAAACCTATGCCCAG TCAAGAGTTCAaaaaatggaggaaggaaaaaagctggaCTGGGCAACAGCTGAAGCTTTAGCGTTTGGTTCCCTGCTGAGCCAAG GGTTTAATATCAGACTAAGTGGACAAGATGTTGGCAGAGGAACCTTTAGCCAACGACACGCGATGTTGGTTTGCCAAGAGACAGATGATACCTACATTCCTCTGAATCATATGTCCCCAGACCAGAAGGGTTTCCTAGAG GTGAGTAACAGTCCCTTGTCTGAAGAAGCTGTGCTTGGTTTTGAATATGGAATGAGTATTGAGAGCCCTAAGTTACTGCCAATTTGGGAAGCTCAATTTGGAGACTTCTTTAATGGAGCCCAGATAATATTTGACACTTTCATCTCTGGAG GTGAGGCCAAATGGCTTCTGCAGAGTGGGATAGTAATTCTCCTTCCCCATGGCTATGATGGTGCAGGCCCTGAGCACTCATCCTGCCGGATGGAACGGTTCTTACAG ATGTGTGACAGCTCAGAAGAGGGAGTTGATGGGGACCACGTGAACATGTCCATTGtgcatcccaccaccccagcacaGTATTTCCATTTACTCCGGCGGCAAATGGTCCGAAACTTCAGGAAACCTCTCATTGTTGTTTCTCCCAAAGTATTACTCAGGCTGCCT GCTGCTGTATCCAGTTTTGAAGAAATGGCCCCAAGGACAACATTCAAGCCTGTCATTGGTGACTCCTCTGTAGATCCTAAAAG tgTCACCCAAGTGGTGCTCTGTTCTGGTAAGCATTACTATGCTTTGGTGAAGCAAAGAGAGACACTAGGAGAGAAACAGCACAACACAGCGATTCTGAGACTTGAAGAACTCTGTCCTTTCCCCTTGGAAGCTCTACAGCAAGAGTTGAGCAAATACAGCCGTGCCAAAG TCTTTATCTGGAGTCAGGAAGAACCACAGAACATGGGTCCATGGTCCTTTGTGTCACCACGGTTTGAAAAGCAGGTGGGGATTAAG CTCCGTCTGGTGAGCAGACCTCCTTTACCAGCCCCAGCAGTTGGCATTGGAACCctacaccaccagcagcaggaagagattCTTACCAACACATTTATGTAA